GGACTATTAGCTACAATTGTAGTATGAACAGGGTACTGTTTCAATCACTGCAAGCTTCCCTTAATTGGCAATCATGCCTTGCCCGGCAACtctgtttttcatattttcatcatAAGGAACAATTGGAATAACTGTACACTACATGACTTAGTCATACGTAATCTAGCGTAACACACTATAGCAGTCAAATATCTCGTAGAGCCTTACATGAGTTTCAAAAAATGCCTGTGGTCGTTACTTGATCCACAAATTGAGAAAGTCTCAATGTTTGGTTTTCTCTAAACCAATTCTGATAAGATACAAAACGCCAGCCAGTTTATTGGGACCCTTTCATTGAAGTTGGCCTTTCATATGCAGTCACTTCAGACATTTATatacgaaataaaaaaaacttacgcAGACATTTTTCATCTGGGAGTGTCGTTTTGTTTCATGggctaaaatatatatatttaaatggttcTCTGTCTATATAACCGTTATCAGCGTATCGGTTAATGGAgtaaaattcaaatgtaaattaGCTTCTGAATGTGCAAAACTACCCATTACTTATCGACGTGAATGGAGAAAGTTAATCTAATTGAAAAAAGTTGTAttgaatttaataatatatgcaaataCAAACACTCGGTCTTTTGTGATTCTTTTTCACAAAACGGAGGTTATCTCAGTCAGTGTAAATAAGGACCTCGCCCGCAATTTACACACTAAATGTTACAGACTAGAACCAGGCCAAAGTATTCCAGTCGTCCCTGTACGCGTAATATATGGGTTCAAAAATCTGAAAGTACAAATAAGTTGAATCAGATCTCTGACAGTCTGACCAGTCTTCACTGTAAGCAAAAGTAATACATGAAAGCATTCCAATCCTCCAATTTAACGAATTTACCATTAACTTGTTAGTTTAAGTATTCATTTTCTTACTACAGTGTAAAGGTATGCAATGACATCCCGGAtgacataataaatgaaatgagGTTAAcaaacttcaaatataaatatataactcaTCTCTTAAATACTGCACGGCTGTAATTCCGTTACATATATTCACATTTATGACATTCATTATGTCCATAACAACAATGTACTGTATATGATGTAACTGATCGGGTGTCTGTCGGTGAGTGAatgaaattatatgaaataggttgctatgttataatataaaatacagtttGTAAACTTTactaatataaatgtaaacgtATTATtaattcttcttcttctttttcttcttcttaatcttgttcttcttgttgttcttgttgttgttcttcttcttcttattattattattattattattattattattattattattattattattatcattattattatcataaaaatacataagctatattattattttttttgtttttttcttattcacAACGTGTTATCTTcttcatcatcatgatcacGAAAACAGaactttattgaaatatacacatttaatcTTTAAGTCCATGATTAAAAGTCATCTTACCATAAGTTATATTTCCTGAAATAAGCAAACTACCTTCATAACTCTCGCCTTACTCTTCAGATGGTGAGCAGACGACAGTATGTCTGCTGGTTCTGTCCATCATCCTGCAGGTGAACGCCGCCATCAACACGACCTTCTTCTTTTCGCTCTTCCGTGGGGCGAACATCTGCCTCTACGTCGCGAGCGTCTCCTATCTCGGCGCCGGTAAATACGTATATAGACCAATCGCTATACTATAAATGATCAAGCGAACCATTGTCCTCTTAAAGTATAAGTGTGCTCATGATCATTcgttattaaatgtaaataaacatagGCTGTCAGTGATGTCTGCTAGACAGGGGTCATGATTACAGTCTTTAGTTCAGTTCTAGACCTACACAATTTTACAAAGAATCACCAAAGAATTATATAAATCAGCAGCTTTCATCCTCAAAACTCAAcaagaaagaaaataacaaatgaaatgaGGATTTGAAACTTTGCCACTGAGGCTGAACTCAGATTTGAGACTGTTCATAGCCCCAGTACTCACGTATTCTATAAATCCACGAGGGGTCTTGCGAGCAACCCTCATCagttcacaaaaaaataattatcttaaacGTTCTGTAAACTATGTCCAAAAGTTTAAGGCTTTCTTCTTATAACTCTTTTCTTATTTCAGAGATTCTCAGCCTTATTGGATTAGTAGTATTTGGCACTGGCGGCCACTCGCGGGTCATCAATGAACACGCAACTCTGGATTTCAACGCTGGCAACCTTCGCGTCTCGTTTTGGCTCGTGCTCGTATGCTGTGTCTGTGTCATTGCGGCGCTTGTCCTCACCATTCTTGCAATCTTCTACCAACGTAGAATCAGTAGCGTTTATGGTTCCAAAGATAACCTCCTTGACGTTTCCACTCCAGAACAATCGGTAGAAAAACAAATGCTCAAGGAAGATGAATTCGATACAGATACAAAGTCTGCTAGCGAATTGCATTTCACTGAAAAAGGTGTGCGGACGTTGTACTTGGAGCATGGAAGTGATTCCGAAGATGAAATTGggaatgttatattttcaaaggcCCCCGTGTCTCATGATTTCCTTTCGGATGTTAATGGTCTCGACGAACAAAAGTTTGGTCTTAAAGATAAATTAAGATGGCGAGACGGAGCAAGTCCGTCAGAAGAACAAGACACTGAAGTTGAAGACAAGGACAAAGGAATAAGCGCCGATATGTCTGTGGAAGTCAAAGACTCTAAGCATGAACAAAGTGATATTGAACCTAAGAGTAAGATTGAGGAGAGCGATCATAAAGAGCGTACTGACGAACCTGGATATGTGAATATAGAAGAACTAACTAAACGAATCGAAGCAAACGAGGCTTATATGAACGAAGTTGGCAAAATAATGCAAGAAATTGACGATCAAGAGGAGGAAGAATCTGACGAGGAAGTTCCAGAGGAAGATATGATATTTGCTACCATGGAAGACAAAGAATCGCCAGCTGCTAAACCTAGGCGTAGCCAACAGTTGGGTGCAAAACCGAAGGTTAAATTCCATGACCTTACTCCAGTTGAGAGCTCACCTTCCTCTTCTATGTTAGAGAAGTTGGAC
The DNA window shown above is from Mya arenaria isolate MELC-2E11 chromosome 6, ASM2691426v1 and carries:
- the LOC128238146 gene encoding uncharacterized protein LOC128238146, translated to MGSDRRPRVLAAGGLCWNSLGSLLSLLALGLPSWVAFHKTFDTVAIGVSSVVNTSSLTIDYSYGLWRYCSKTSTNTILSDTCADVATSTDGEQTTVCLLVLSIILQVNAAINTTFFFSLFRGANICLYVASVSYLGAEILSLIGLVVFGTGGHSRVINEHATLDFNAGNLRVSFWLVLVCCVCVIAALVLTILAIFYQRRISSVYGSKDNLLDVSTPEQSVEKQMLKEDEFDTDTKSASELHFTEKGVRTLYLEHGSDSEDEIGNVIFSKAPVSHDFLSDVNGLDEQKFGLKDKLRWRDGASPSEEQDTEVEDKDKGISADMSVEVKDSKHEQSDIEPKSKIEESDHKERTDEPGYVNIEELTKRIEANEAYMNEVGKIMQEIDDQEEEESDEEVPEEDMIFATMEDKESPAAKPRRSQQLGAKPKVKFHDLTPVESSPSSSMLEKLDRIEPIIVEPRTSTQMEDYPVHLDADYESEGEVMLVTSRTNKLDDDNVPPPAFYHLANEMDESAPKIKKLKTKKAFGAEGARPKTFKPKSRSIKKKKLKVTKERKRMLEAREDKFKAVEEIYGVPQVIIGTYVSHPAPRSLYHKKEPPEAVKKSAKRFMDTFKAYRTLRKKIDEEKQEEANKDK